Within Diospyros lotus cultivar Yz01 chromosome 15, ASM1463336v1, whole genome shotgun sequence, the genomic segment CATGTTCTTCTGGACCAACTCCAAATCCTCCCGAGCTTGAGCTTCGGCTTCGTTGGCAAGTCGGGCATCTTCTTGCGCCAGCTCCACAGACTTGGTTAAAATATGAACACGGTGCTCGAGACCCGACAGTTGGGAAGAAAGAGATTCCAACCCTCGAAGCCTTTCCACTTCAGACTCCAGGGAGATGATCCGAGTTTGAAGTTCGGACTCTCGTCGAGAGACCAGACCTTGGAACTCCGTAAGGTTCTGAGGAAGTAAAAACAGAGTATAGATTAAGACCTACTCGCATAGAAAAAGCGAAAAGtcaaaagaagaaggagtaCGGTCGCACCCTTAGAATTTCAGCGCAATAGTCGATCTCGTTCGGAGTTCGTAGAGTCTCCGGTAAGACTAAAGCCGTTGAAAGAGCATTGGTGGCTTTAGGAGCCGAAGGCTCGGAGGGAGCAGCAGCTGGGGAGGCGGCTTCCATCCTGCGACGCTTCGTCCGGCGCGCTAAAATCTCCTTCGCCGACAACACCGAAGCCTCCTCCAGCGAAGCCTCTCCCGTCAGCTCCGAACGCCCCGCTGGTGCCAATGGCGttaaaattcgtttaaaaatcgaactgataGGGATGCTGGGAGGCGTAGCACTGGACTCCGTACCTGCCATGGTTTGCCTTTTCTGGGCCTCTGCGCGAGCTACAGCAAGCACCTGAGCGATGGTCGCCGAATCGTCTTCGGGAGAGATCGGCAAGCGCGCAGGCATGGTGGAGGCTTCTCGCCGCGCGGTCGGAGAGTCTCTGGTTTGAGAAAGGAGAAGCGGGGAAGATGGGTCCCCCGAACGGGAAGATGGGTCCCCCGAACCCCCAGCAATGCTCCCCTTggaagcctcttggaaggtcccGGGGTCTTCCTCCACCGCCCTTCGCGACCTGGACGGTAATGAGTTCTTCTTGTTACTCTTCTTGCTCTTTGGAATTCGCTCGGGAGGCGCAGTCCTCTCCAACACCCTCTGGTTGCCGGAAGGTGCCGAAGGGCCCTTACTCCCAGGGAAGTCCAAAATCATTCCTTTGGTGATAGCAGAATAAGATATTTCCCAGACCTCTTCatctaagaaagagataacaacgaaaatcaaatacagacaaaggaaaaagggagagtaaaagaaaaagatgaaggaaaaagagCTCACAGTTCTCGCCGTCCAAACCCGCTTGGGAAAGGCTGGGATTGGAGAGCCATCCTTCTTCCCAGTTCCGACTGTTCTTCATAAGTCGGCAGGCGAAATCTTCAATGGTCTCGACGCTCGGACGCTTGTGCTTAGTGTCCAGAGTCCACTCGTTACTGACAGACCAGATCTCTTGAGAAGAGCCGGATGGCCTGGGGCGGACGAAGACAAAACGCTCCTTCCAATCATCAGAATCTTTCGACCCGCCGGATTGCATGAGAGTCGAAGCAGAAATCTCAAGATTAGAGTATCCCTTGCAGGCGAGAAGACGGCTATCTTTCACGATCCGAGGGGAGATGGAGATCCACCCTCCGGGGTCGCGGTTGGtcgtgaagaaatagtcgaagaGGTCTCCAGTTGGCTCAATTTTGCCAGAATGACAAATAAGGAGGAACCCCATCAAGTATCGCCATCCGAAGGGAGACAGTTGGGCGGGAGCGATAGTAAGATGTTGAAGTAAGGTCATCACTCTTCTCCGGGGAGGGAGCCGAAAGCCCctgtcaaaagcacacttataAATGCAAAGGCGGCCGGCGACGGGATGACATGCTCGTAGATGGCTGTTGAACTCTACCTCCCACTCTTCGGGGACGTTGTACTTTTCTCTGAACTGTTGACATTCCGCTTGGCTCATCCGTTGACATGGAATCGACGCAGCAGGATGTTTTTCCCACTCAATAAGCTCTGCACCAGGGGGATTAAACCTCCCAGAACCGATTATCGCCATGGCAAAaagctagaagaaagagaggcgaAAGAGGAGGAAAACGCTTGCAGgcacaagaaaagctaaaactGAAGGAAAGTCGCACGGAAAGAGAAGTAGAGGGACTGAAGGGTTCCCATTTTAAAAGATCAAACTGCGGGGATAAGAGACCAAAGGACGAGCAATAATGAGCATTGATCACCCCGCACTGACAGAGCTCGAAAGACGAAAAGGCCTCGGACAGCGCATAGGGAAGGGATACCGCCGTCAAAACCGATTGATTTTCGCGTTTGCCAGacgcgcaaaaaaaaaaaaaaaaaaaaaggggagttAAAGTGAAGAGCCTCAGGGGCCTTACTACTCCTCGGGCCCTTCAAGCCgaagagctcaaggagtgggggggcaagtgatgaggagaacgccctcggtcccataattacgccgagacgaatacctaacagcggtcaaaagatacacagcagacaagcattgccacgtcaatcagataagcactcaatagagaaacccccgagacctcaggaacaggctaacccaccgaagatcacggaggcaacagttatcccgaactcctcggagacggaggctatcgcgaaacccttatcgggaaagtcccgaagaaggcgggaggaagatcccgaagatccctcatgatccctatcccgagaaaaggtaagagaagaaggtgggggattctccttattttccatcaattaacatagtttaaaagggacaaggaaccctagatcaaaggactaacttaatcatcggagatcgaccgggggagcaagccccgtctccattgcaggtgcattcagagaggcaagaagggaacgtgcggctaccacttccgaAAATCCTTCATCAGTGTGAGGTTTTGatttaagaaattataaataatttgaaatttatagtattttttaaaataaattttaaaatttcagtaTTTAATAAAAGAGGAGTTGTCGATTTGAGTTTTGTTATATGTCAGTTATttgtagatttttcttttcattcaatttgattactttataatttatattttaaatttttaaaatactcttTACTGGTATAATAATCTATTCTtatgtgttatttattattagaattGCGGCTACATAGAGATAAGTTCTCTAATGATAAAATAAgtatttagaatttgaatttgtttcaaattcatttgtatttgaattttaacaatatgaTGGGATAAGCGATtggaatttaaataagattcaAATTCTTAAAGAGTTAtgcctatctatatatatgtgatacctataaataggtatAGAActcaatgaaaaaaatatgataatcaGAATCGATTTTTAATCGCTCATATACTGTCTTTGGTATCACCATTCGAGTCTTGGATGGACAAAGGGTGGATGTATAAAAAAGTTTTTACAGTTTTCTTCCATGAAGGTCATTAGACAAATCAAATTCGATTATTTCGCTACAATCTAGGTTTTTTACATATcgtttacatttttattaaaaattctataGTAGTATCAGAGCTTTAATATTTGTCTACACCTTTGTGGTTTATAATTCAATCACgtttttttcatgattttgtttttaagtgtaatataATTTTCTGTTTGGCTATTGTAATACAGACATGACTGAGGCAATCGTCGGTGGCCATGTTCGTCATGGCCGCTGGGCTTGCTACTCATCGGTCGTCCTAGCGATGGATGAGGCGCTGTCGGTGGTAGCCATGTTCGTCACGACCGGTGGCTAAGGTCGTCCCTGGAGACCGCGTACGTCGCGACCACAAggagtgtaacgacccattgAATCTCaggtatgattttttttttttatttattttgtatgccttggtattaatttaatcatgtttgttgatattataattaatgGTTGGTGTTTGGTTGGATTGGATAAAGATTAAGTGTGTAAGTTAAGGGATTAAGCTAAGTATGGTTAAGTATGTAAGTGTATGTGAGATGCGGATTTGAGGTGGAAGCATTCGGATGGATGAAGATGTATTCGGATAGGGTGAAtgagacatccagatatgagaAAAGTCATTCGGATGGGTGTGTGGAGTATTTGAATGTCGTGGAGAGGCATTCGGATATAGGCATGGGGCATCTGGATAGATTGAGGCATATCCAGATTGTAACGCCCTGttttctcgggcgcgttataaattggaacaattccgggacaataaattttttttctttcaaatgttaaagctaaaccacatcatacctcgaatccgtcacagaattcccaatcatttttctcgtaagagaatcactatatacatcaaatgcgaaagcaaagatcgaaacctaatatcttaacgttgatcataaatcaaatcttatatcttcaacatttctcaaaacattcagaatacatgagctacatacattttattcttcatgcactctgctaagtgccgtttcatgcctcatttatccttgaatctgctacaatctccacctggaacgtttgaatattccaggggcaaaacccaagttagatgatgaatcatctaaataaggatacataatgttatgtcatgtgtgtatgcaatgtcttacctagtaggtgtcaactgcacccctcatgctacctaccattttagcggccccctctttcaaagccgaggtgtatgggtgcaccctttgTAAAgtagcggtgtcagttcgtacgccctacggcctcaaatgcgagtgatcaatgatatcaacgtatatttatgcatttcatagtcatgtatgcagtctatgtgatggatacatatcagggcatgtcaatatgatgaaaacattttcaaggaagtactacttaccttctcaagcttattgagctacctcgatatctgCGCCTGtctcgaaattcgtgcatcgccttgatttgcgtgccaacctaaAAAATTGCACGAGTCAtttcaactttagcctcaaagtatcctaatcaccaaaattatttaaataaacattaaaacctatttttccataatttctggcattttctataattttctctctatttctccctatttttcctcaataaatctagattataaatccagattaaatatttctaacatattttctcaaatatttcactacgacaattcataaaataatattttggaatttttgaaattttctagagaattttactcacattgacttagcatctccggtttcctcgatatgcgtgccatattcccaAAAAGCGTGCCTGAACCATTCTCTTGCCCAAAATTTCCGAAATCTTAGTGATTattaaaatcctaatttttgagattttttttctaggattttttgacatttatttttcattttcttcttttttttttttctttctcttcttcctctctctcccttcttcttcctcgcacGCCTGCAACTCTCCCCTGCCTCATCTCCTTCCCGCGGCCAGGGCCTTCGCGCGCCTCCGCCGCCGGTCGCCTCCGCGCCGGCCAACATTGCGGCCTCCTCCCTCGCGGCTGTTGCCGCGCTCGCACCTGCTGGCTGCacatcggccatggccgatcgaaCCAATCACTGCCGAGGCTTTCGGCCGCCCATGCCGTCTCACCAGCCTCCTCAGCCTCGCCAACCGTCGCCCATGCCCCCATCGGCCTTCGACATAGTCGCTGCTGGCCGAGCACGGTCGTGGCCGTGGCCCCCTGCTCGCGGATtttccatggctgccatggctggCTTTGGCCCAGCTCTCAcgagcttctctctctctctctctctctctctctctcccgatcTCCCATTTGTTTGCTGCCCTCAATCGGCCAACTtctttgcctatttataggcagccatgGACGAacgtagatatatatatatatatacgtgtgtaAATTGTATATCACACACAGGCTCAATCTTATCATGATCTTACTGCCATTTTCCTTATATCTTGCTGACATTTTCTCCAATCTCATGCAAATCTCGGATGCTAAATCTTGCAGTATGAtgaagcttcacagaagctctCATTCACGCCCACATGTGCACGGacgagtatatatatatatatatctatatatattttgcacTTCACATTTAATTGCTAAATCTCTCAAAATCGGCTGCCATATCCCTTAAATCCAGCTGCAATTCTCTTCCTCAATCCTTGCTGCTATAATCTCCCCATTTTGCGGCCGAAATCTCGGCCATTAAAACTTCACAAAAGCTGGCCACTGCTCATTCACGCCCACACGCGCACACgcatatttgtatatatatatatactatatattatatattacatttaatatataaaaaaatatgcattaaccccaaattttatcttaaattcattgaataattatctaattacaataatatcctcaaacactgaattaattgacattacgataccgaaaacacaaaattaataacttgaagccTAGTTAAAAAGGATGATTTCGCCCCAGTATCCTTATCGAGCTGTCGTTTtgtcctgaaaccactgaagagttgctcattacgcaaaaccggagctccccttagggttccattgatttttcgggagcctcctacaatgattcggtttttcagcctaaatgacagctgtattttagctgtaccgaaaatcgttcccgatccgatttcttttgccaccataaatcctaacttagaacgcctatcgagaccatatcattttccttagataatttcactccaaggcattccctgcaatcgattcggtacgtataactgctatcaaaccaatttttcggtattctaaacttatcgaaattacgtggcaacctcatacgaacatggggtattacacagaTGTCCTCATTAAATTAAGCCAATAGCATATCATGCGAATGCTACAgtagctcattcgaatggtttctttgaatttttgtgAGTAACATCCGGATAGGAAAACGAGACATCCATATATGATTTGGTGATATTTGGATATAAGTCTTGGCATTCGGATATCACTCTCAGGCTCTTAAACCTCACATCCAGATACGTCGAGTTCCTTCTTTGAATCCATCCGGATATGCTTGTCCCATCCGGATATTCTTTTAATTCATCTGAATATGCTTACTccatccaaatagcttcttaACGCATCCGGATGGCCTCCACTTTCTACAACTCACATTTCACTTTCTCAATTCAAAAGCTGGCTTCTTAAAGGCATATTAGAGAATTTATTCTCCATCTTGCCACGTATAATTCCCCACTACCATCTGTCTCTAATATATAAAGTGGGTGTTGAGAGAAgaaggaattaaattaatttatagagAGGGTCGAGCGTGCgcagtaaagaagaagaagaagaagaagaaaaaggggtTCGAATCCTTTGCTTCAGGCAagctttctttcccattttcctttctcttgacTTCGTTGAGGCTTACCAAGTTAGTTTTGCAGGTGATCGGGCTATACTCGATCATGCTTGTGcggatatgtatatatatatacctatatacaCGATTTTGGGGTTAATCCTCTATTATGCATGCACGGATATGTATATAGTTATGTATATGCCAATTTGGGGCTAGTTTCtattatgcatgcatgtatgtgtgtgtgtgtgtgtgtgtatatatatatatggatatgaTCGAGAGCCTACGTATGCTTAGGGTTAAGTGGTAGAAGGTTGGGTTATACATACAAGTGGCTATTAACAGGGTGAGTgatgcaaaagaaagaaatttagTAAATATGTTGGAGACCCTATGTATGGTTGAGACCCCATGGGTCAAAtttatggtatatatatatatatatatgttaagtaGTTGATCATTTTTGGTATGAATAggtaaataaagtaaaaatggGTTTTTTATGTCTTGTGGGGATTAATCTAAAGGATAAATAGTCTCCGAGATAGCTTGGGAGGGTTTGTTCACTCTCCATTTCTTTTATGGAATGAAGCTAGGATCCGGTGAGTAGGTTCTCAGTAGGTGTTGAGGTGTGGTCAAGAgtctttgtatttattttattttgttattatgtcATTTCAAATGCATGCAGGGACTCGGGATTATTCATTTGGGGGTTTACATGTGAATGTGTGCTTGGTCACGAGCATGACattgaattaaatatttatgttgttaGACACGAGCATTACATTCGGCATGTGATCTTCTATGTAGGCAACACTTAGCCTGatacttggcttatgggggcttttgTATGATGTTTTGGTCTACCACACTACACCTTATTGTATGCATTTGCATGGTTATTGGCGTTGGTTCTCATATTATAGCTGCACGGTGTCGAGTTTTCTGAACCAAGTTTATATTATGGACGTTTTGGCATGCCCCAGCTTTTATTATAGACACTTATGTGTGCCCCAGAGGGTGTTGGTCACTCCCACCGGAGCGAGCGTTGACTCAAGTTACAAGTATAGCTTGCCTTCAGGGCAGCAGCAGGTTTGTGATATGGACTTGAGTGCTAATGCATttttatttgggccccaagatcctatatgtgcatatttttgttatgtAGTTGATAGTTGACATGACATGCTTGACATGAGTTTTGCACTTGGTGCAGGTTGTTCTTTACCTTCCATACTCTTGtaagcctttcatttcttatatgcTTACTGattcttgtgactcactcttgcttctcttcattccaggtaagggcaaggcCATAGTTGAGGGTGAGTCTAATGGTGCTGGACCTATCAGAGTAAACGGTGTACATGGCAGTTTAGGTTGACCTTATCATGGGGTAGAGTTGTATGATAGGGTTGTTGTCTCTTTTGAGTTGTATGATAGGATTGTTGTCTCTTTTTAGTTTGACTTGTATGTATGTGAACCCTGTAACCCTATGGACCAGTTGTGTTTTGAGATGCATGCTTAGATTGAGGTTATGCTTCTGTTGTCAGATTTATTCTCAATTGTATGTGAATCCAGGTGTGCATGCATGGCAGGTCTGTCATTCcctttgtttccttcttttcccATCGGGGCCACCCGCTAAGGCTTTTCGGCTTGGCTggagtgtaacaccccacttcttTCGAGGGGAGTTATAAATACGGAATAAATAAACATCATCACGGATTtcagggatatatttttttccacaaatgtataatatacgtgaatagtacaccatgTAAATTCCCAAAAAAGAGATGTGGGTCACAAaaggacacacttaaatactaAGTCTTTCCTTAAACAAAATTTTCCTAGACATACACTTCCTCTACACCAtacttaaatccataacttccTCGACAATCCCAATTACCTTCTTAGCACATCAAACTAGAATCatcaagctaagacaggtaatatccTTACACAAATGTAGAAGgtagatcgaaacctgatatgatacataatTGAAATCACTTCATCCATCATATCCAAAACCATACCCTCgtctaacatgacatcatcaaaatggaaagtatataatccaaaatacatactaCGATCCACCTACAAGTTACCGTCAATCCTCagcaattcctttcccttttgtaTTGTTGCCTTTACCTaaaacgttgaatattccagggacaaaagtctaaaaattagatgctgaatcatttaagtgagaatTCAGAAACATTGTTATGAATGtgtgcaagacatgaaacaatagaaaatcataacaaatcccaacccaagagaatcccacacagcacttaaccttaaccggggaaaatgcaatatctctaaaggcaacacaaccacatcgacacattggcacaacACAGTCATAGCTTAAGAGGGAACAACGTCAATGCATGAACCCTGGGAATCACCCCGTCATCATTacattcccactcaaaagcTTTTGGAGCACATCAACACAAATCCTGgccaaatgatgatcaacaccatcctgggaatccacgtccacctcGGAAACAATACTACCGCGTAAGGCATATGGGGTGGTGTACACTGTTTGCCTCGACACTTGTCGACTCGcaagggtggtgtccattctcaACCCCTATCACAAGTGGGCATTTTTCCTTGGCacgcttccctagtgctatcagTTCAAGTGCCACATCATAAGTTGACAACACATCCCATATGTACAACCCGTCactctagtgtaacttccctaacTACCCAGCCCGGTACGGAATATCCTTCGTTTCCATCAATACTCTTGGGGAATTACGCCTACACTATCTGGGCAACATCCCAACACAAAAACACACCAATGCCACAAAACATAACTCGATgcataaacaacatttcatgtacacaatttataacataaaattcAATGtacatgcataaaatattttgggataAACCCGTATAaaatcaaccatcataggtaaaaaccattcacatgcaacaaaacctttgcatggatcaaatcaaatttaagaGAAGAACCACTTTGAATAAACAAATTTTGGGGGTTAGAACTCTCACATttgacaaaattcaaaatacctTGAAAAGCGTGAatcgcctcaatttgcgtgtcCGACCTTGATTTTTGTACCAAACTtaaaatttgcacaaatcacatcactttaatcctcaaggcaccctaatcaacatataatcatcaaaaacctatttttctcacaatttcttcattttctccatttttctcccattttcacctttaaaattccaaataaatatctcctaaaccattttctccaatctttcttcacaacaaatcataatatccaaataaattcaagagaaaattactgaacttaccTGAATGCTGCATTTTTATGCAAAATGAGGCTGTTCGATGCTAAAACTGAGACACCGGGAAGTCcaaattcaaatctttttgcacacaCTTCAAGATCTTGAAATTATAGGAATTTGGAAATTTTTCCTTAGCTGGGCGCGCCCTTATGTGCTGTATCAAGGATCTCCATGTGCCCCCACTCGCGGCCTGCTGCTGGCGCGTATTCCACACACGTCAGTCATCTTTTTCGTGAGTTCTGCCGGCAGCCACTATTTTTCGACGATTGCTCCTCCATTCAACCTTCGTTTTaccccccgtttgaacctatagCTTTTTCTTTTCGCCCTCTACCGGATAATAGCTTA encodes:
- the LOC127792260 gene encoding uncharacterized protein LOC127792260, with the protein product MAIIGSGRFNPPGAELIEWEKHPAASIPCQRMSQAECQQFREKYNVPEEWEVEFNSHLRACHPVAGRLCIYKCAFDRGFRLPPRRRVMTLLQHLTIAPAQLSPFGWRYLMGFLLICHSGKIEPTGDLFDYFFTTNRDPGGWISISPRIVKDSRLLACKGYSNLEISASTLMQSGGSKDSDDWKERFVFVRPRPSGSSQEIWSVSNEWTLDTKHKRPSVETIEDFACRLMKNSRNWEEGWLSNPSLSQAGLDGENYEEVWEISYSAITKGMILDFPGSKGPSAPSGNQRVLERTAPPERIPKSKKSNKKNSLPSRSRRAVEEDPGTFQEASKGSIAGGSGDPSSRSGDPSSPLLLSQTRDSPTARREASTMPARLPISPEDDSATIAQVLAVARAEAQKRQTMAAGRSELTGEASLEEASVLSAKEILARRTKRRRMEAASPAAAPSEPSAPKATNALSTALVLPETLRTPNEIDYCAEILRNLTEFQGLVSRRESELQTRIISLESEVERLRGLESLSSQLSGLEHRVHILTKSVELAQEDARLANEAEAQAREDLELVQKNMLEANQANSRLGEELDSTKVVNRQLQEDIKRLTLELKEAKKGQVEALESYSRCKEDLRTAHAQLQSALKDAQVAFQNGREDFRSSEAYAAELEGVLRGGFEHMRKLIKERFPNLDVDSIPFDVVAALSSLE